A genomic window from Denticeps clupeoides chromosome 11, fDenClu1.1, whole genome shotgun sequence includes:
- the atoh1a gene encoding protein atonal homolog 1a, which yields MDALHLHGDSRGPATPDWLATRAPRADRSPGSGPEGVSSPPTPPCAAAAPGKPAKAANGVQKQRRMAANARERRRMHGLNHAFDELRSVIPAFDNDKKLSKYETLQMAQIYINALSDLLQGPGARADSAQPFPAFLDAGAPGEGSSPGEGSSPRSNRSDGEFSPHSHFSDSDEAHTEPQSEDELPDLKLARPRPF from the coding sequence ATGGACGCTCTGCACCTGCACGGGGACTCGAGGGGACCGGCGACGCCGGACTGGCTCGCCACCCGCGCGCCACGCGCCGACCGCTCGCCTGGCTCCGGCCCCGAGGGCGTGTCCTCGCCGCCCACACCCCcctgcgccgccgccgcgcccgGCAAGCCCGCCAAGGCCGCCAACGGGGTGCAGAAGCAGCGGCGCATGGCCGCCAACGCGCGCGAGCGTCGCCGCATGCACGGCCTGAACCACGCGTTCGACGAGCTGCGCAGCGTCATCCCGGCGTTCGACAACGACAAGAAGCTGTCCAAGTACGAGACCCTGCAGATGGCGCAGATCTACATCAACGCGCTGTCCGACCTGCTGCAGGGGCCCGGGGCCCGAGCGGACTCGGCGCAGCCcttccccgccttcctggacgcGGGCGCGCCGGGCGAGGGCTCGTCCCCGGGCGAGGGCTCGTCCCCGCGCTCGAACCGGAGCGACGGCGAGTTCTCCCCGCACTCGCACTTCAGCGACTCGGACGAGGCGCACACGGAGCCGCAGAGCGAGGACGAGCTGCCCGACCTGAAGCTGGCCAGGCCGCGGCCGTTCTGA